One window of the Pedobacter ginsengisoli genome contains the following:
- a CDS encoding OmpH family outer membrane protein, translating to MRKLMNAFFVTAGLLFTVNIANAQQKLAHLNSAAIIEAMPEVKTARTTLEAFQKTKTADIDKMISEYQTKLKAAQDKEKTLSEANKETVGKELQTAGAELQDLEKRITDARTKAQQELEQKNAELFNPIQVKADAAIKAVSKEKGFTYVFDTANQGLVYWDGGEDITPLVKTKLGIAATAATPAPKK from the coding sequence ATGAGAAAGTTAATGAACGCATTTTTTGTAACAGCTGGGTTATTGTTCACTGTTAACATAGCAAATGCACAACAAAAATTGGCGCACTTAAATTCAGCAGCTATTATTGAAGCAATGCCTGAAGTTAAAACCGCCAGAACCACATTAGAGGCCTTTCAAAAAACGAAAACTGCTGATATTGATAAAATGATTTCTGAATATCAGACTAAACTTAAAGCTGCTCAGGACAAAGAAAAAACTTTGAGCGAAGCAAATAAGGAAACTGTTGGTAAGGAATTACAAACAGCTGGTGCTGAATTGCAAGATTTAGAGAAACGCATTACAGATGCAAGAACTAAAGCTCAACAAGAATTAGAGCAAAAAAATGCAGAATTATTTAACCCAATTCAAGTAAAAGCCGATGCTGCTATTAAAGCAGTTTCAAAAGAAAAAGGATTTACTTATGTGTTTGATACTGCAAACCAGGGATTAGTTTACTGGGATGGTGGCGAAGACATCACACCTCTTGTAAAAACTAAATTAGGTATTGCTGCTACTGCTGCAACTCCTGCACCTAAAAAATAA
- a CDS encoding OmpH family outer membrane protein has translation MKKYFLICFLLFTGFGAFAQKFAYVDTEYILKHLPEYKSALDQMNVLSQQWQEKVDANFTEIDKMYKAYQADQVLLTEDMRKRRENEIIEKEKAAKEFQRKIFGPDGDLFQTRSKLLSPIQDKVTKAIAEIAKVKLLDFIFDKSSEATMMIYASSTYDVSNDVIVRLGFKPGTMLK, from the coding sequence ATGAAAAAATATTTTTTAATATGCTTTTTACTTTTTACAGGGTTTGGGGCATTTGCACAAAAGTTTGCTTACGTAGATACTGAATATATACTTAAACATTTGCCTGAGTATAAATCTGCATTGGATCAAATGAATGTGTTATCTCAGCAATGGCAAGAAAAAGTTGATGCAAACTTTACTGAGATTGATAAGATGTATAAAGCTTATCAGGCAGATCAGGTATTGTTAACGGAAGACATGCGCAAGAGAAGAGAAAATGAGATCATTGAAAAAGAAAAAGCAGCAAAAGAATTTCAGCGTAAAATATTTGGTCCTGATGGGGATCTTTTTCAAACTCGCTCAAAATTGTTAAGTCCAATTCAGGATAAGGTTACAAAGGCTATTGCTGAAATAGCCAAAGTTAAGCTTCTGGATTTTATATTTGATAAAAGTAGTGAAGCTACAATGATGATATATGCGAGCAGTACTTATGACGTAAGTAACGACGTTATAGTTAGATTGGGTTTCAAACCAGGAACAATGTTGAAATAA
- the murI gene encoding glutamate racemase: protein MNIKHSIGVFDSGYGGLTVFKSIAEKLPKYNYIYFGDNARSPYGDHSFETVYQYTLECVEWLFAQGCQLVILACNTASAKALRSIQQNVLPFKYPDNRVLGVIRPTAEIVGSFTSSNTIGVMGTRGTINSESYLIEINKFFPEVKVLQQSCPMWVPLVENNEHLDPGADYFVEKYIKELLEKDSNIDCILLACTHYPLLIPKIMEKLPENVSILGQGDIVADSLVLYLKNHPEIESMVATEGKKSFYTSGDEEVFNRHATIFFGSEVVSHHISLKI from the coding sequence ATGAATATTAAGCATTCCATTGGTGTTTTCGACTCAGGTTATGGTGGTTTAACTGTGTTTAAATCAATAGCTGAAAAACTTCCGAAGTACAACTACATTTATTTTGGTGATAATGCGCGCTCACCTTATGGAGATCATTCGTTTGAAACTGTTTACCAATATACTTTAGAATGTGTAGAGTGGTTATTTGCTCAAGGATGTCAATTGGTTATTCTGGCGTGTAATACAGCTTCGGCAAAAGCTCTCCGTTCAATACAGCAAAATGTATTGCCTTTTAAATATCCAGATAACAGAGTTCTTGGCGTGATCAGGCCAACAGCAGAAATAGTGGGCTCGTTTACTTCATCAAATACTATTGGAGTAATGGGAACCCGGGGGACGATTAATTCTGAGTCTTATCTGATAGAAATTAATAAATTTTTTCCTGAAGTGAAGGTTCTGCAGCAAAGTTGTCCGATGTGGGTGCCTCTTGTGGAAAATAACGAACACCTTGATCCTGGTGCAGACTATTTTGTAGAGAAATATATTAAGGAATTGTTGGAGAAGGATAGTAATATTGATTGTATCCTTTTAGCTTGTACACATTACCCCTTGCTTATCCCTAAAATAATGGAGAAACTTCCAGAGAATGTAAGTATCTTAGGGCAGGGTGATATTGTTGCTGATAGCCTTGTATTGTATCTGAAAAATCATCCCGAAATTGAATCAATGGTAGCAACAGAGGGAAAGAAATCATTTTATACTTCCGGCGATGAGGAAGTCTTTAACCGGCATGCAACAATATTTTTTGGATCTGAGGTTGTTTCGCATCATATTTCCCTGAAAATCTGA